The sequence below is a genomic window from Candidatus Methylomirabilis tolerans.
TGCAGGGCCGCAACCCGACGAATCGTTGTGTCATGTCGGGTTACGCTTGGCTAACCCGACCTACTGACTATCCGCGACCAAGGCTCTGAATCTGAAGCAGATACGCGTTACTTTGGCGAAGGTGGGGTGAGGAGGGCCGCATAGCCCTCGCGAAAGGTCGGATAGCGGAATGCATAGCCGGATGCGACGAGTTTGGCGTTGCGACAACGTTTGTTGGCGGGATGCCGGGCCGTCCGAGTCGAGACAGATTCACTCTGCCGAGTCGGCGGCACGCCAATCGCGTGAGCCAGCCAGTCAAGGAGGACGGCCATCGTGGTTGGCTCGTGATCAACCCCAAGGTAGACGGGATCCGGGCACGGAAGCATCATCAGATGGCGTAGCGCTCCGGCAGCATCATCCCGGTGAATACGGTTGAAATAAACGGGCGACTCATTATCCCATGCGATCTCGCCGCGACGCACACGCTCAATCAGTGATGCGCGGCCGGGGCCGTAGATGCCGCCCAAGCGTAATACCGTGGCCGGAAAAGGGCCCTCCAGCAGGAGGCATTCACCTTCGAGGAGGTGAATGCCCGCAAACTCCGTTGGTGTGGTAGGGGACGTCTCGTCCACCCAGGCCCCGGAAGACTCTCCATACACCCCCGTACTCGATGTGAGGAAAATATGTCTTGGACGGGTCTGCTGAAACGTGAGAGCGTGGAGCAGGTTTCGCACCCCCTCCACATAGACTGCCCGGTAGGCCGCTTCGTCATGGGTATCGGGCGCAGCCGTGTAGAATACCCAATCAACTGTCGGCGGCAGCGTCTGAAGTGACTGGGGCGAGGTCAGGTCGGCTACCCATGGGCGAATCTCAGGCGGCAGCATAGCAGGGTGGCGACGCAGCCCCCAGATGGCATGTCCCTCAGCCGCGAGCAGAGAGCCCAGCGCCGTTCCGATATACCCGCAGCCGGCTATGAGAATGTTTGCCATGTTCAGAAAATCAACCTATCAGCTTTCAGCGTTTAGCTGTCAGCTTATTAACTATCTCAAAATAATAGTTTCAAACTATCGAACAAACCCTCCTCACCTCCCTTTGCCAAAGAGAGGGTTAACCCTTCTTTAAAAAGGGGGGGCGAGGGGAGATTTTCTCAATCGATGTCCATTCAATCATGAGACCATTAATAGGATGATCACGCTGAATGCTGAGAACTGAGCGCTAGTGCCCAAGCGAGTGCCGAAGCGCGCCTTCGAGATCAGGGTAGCGGAAGCGATACCCTGTGGCCAGCAGCCGTGTGGGTTGGACGCGCTGACTGGCCAGCAGCACTTCGTCAGCCATCTCGCCAAACGCCAGATGCGCAGCGGTGGCAGGGATCGGAAACAGGGTGAACCGACCGAGAATCCGTCCCAATGTCCGCGTGAATTCCTGATTGGTCACCGGATTCGGCGTGACCGCATTCACCGGACCCTGGAGCGCCTCAGTCGTCAGTGCGTGCGCAATGACACCCAGGAGGTCGTCCAAGGCGATCCAACTTATATATTGGTTCCCCGTCCCCAGTACCCCGCCGAGGCCCATTTTGAATGGCGGAAGCAACTTCGCCAACGCTCCACCTGTTGCACTGGCCACCATCCCAAAGCGAAGGTGGACGACGCGAATCCCCTTTTGAACGGCCGACTTGGCCGCTGCCTCCCATTCACGACAGACTTCGGCGAGAAAGCCGGATCCCAGGGTGCTTTCTTCCGTAAGCACCTCATCACCACGATCGCCATAGTAGCCGATGGCAGACGCGCACACCAGCACCTTCGGCGGCTGCTTCAGTCCGGCGAGCGAGTCACAGAGTAATCTGGTGCCGCCGACCCG
It includes:
- a CDS encoding SDR family oxidoreductase codes for the protein MANILIAGCGYIGTALGSLLAAEGHAIWGLRRHPAMLPPEIRPWVADLTSPQSLQTLPPTVDWVFYTAAPDTHDEAAYRAVYVEGVRNLLHALTFQQTRPRHIFLTSSTGVYGESSGAWVDETSPTTPTEFAGIHLLEGECLLLEGPFPATVLRLGGIYGPGRASLIERVRRGEIAWDNESPVYFNRIHRDDAAGALRHLMMLPCPDPVYLGVDHEPTTMAVLLDWLAHAIGVPPTRQSESVSTRTARHPANKRCRNAKLVASGYAFRYPTFREGYAALLTPPSPK
- a CDS encoding TIGR01777 family oxidoreductase, whose product is MTQLHVLITGSTGFVGSALVPFLATGGHRVTRLVRATPEHGIAEVQWDPEAGIIDTARLEGLDAVVHLAGENIAAGRWTAEKKVKIRDSRVGGTRLLCDSLAGLKQPPKVLVCASAIGYYGDRGDEVLTEESTLGSGFLAEVCREWEAAAKSAVQKGIRVVHLRFGMVASATGGALAKLLPPFKMGLGGVLGTGNQYISWIALDDLLGVIAHALTTEALQGPVNAVTPNPVTNQEFTRTLGRILGRFTLFPIPATAAHLAFGEMADEVLLASQRVQPTRLLATGYRFRYPDLEGALRHSLGH